The Cyanobacterium sp. T60_A2020_053 sequence AAGTTTATGAGAGATTGTCACTTATTTTAAAAAGGTCATCGCCTTTAATATTACAGTTGTTTCAACCTATCAGAAAATTGCATATCATCCTGCAATGATGCAACGCCTCTATTTATTCTATTACCGGGACATTGTCTATTTTTAAGGTAACAGAAAAAATGAACGGTGCTTTTGTTGATAATCTTTATGACCACAAAATAATAAAGTATACTTTGTAATGAATTACAGTATAAAAACTCCACTTTGACTATTTTGATGAAGGATATTAATGTCAATCGAAAAGATCGAAAAATCAATGAGCAAGTTATCTGGATTCTTGGCATTGGTTTAATTTGGCGCACGATAATTGCTTCTTTTTTACCGCCGGGTTATGACGAAGCCTACTATTATCTATATAGCAAATACCTTGATTGGAGTTATTTTGATCATCCTCTGTTAGTGGCATTTACTACGGGTATCGGGGTTTGGTTAACAAGCATAGTTAATCAATTCACTATACGAATAGGCTGTTTAATTTTACATACTGTTAGTTTATATTTACTATATTTGACGGCAAAAAAATTATTTAATCCTCAAGCTGGTTATTTTACGTTACTTATTGCTTCTCTCATCCCGATTTTTAATATCGCTTTTGGGGTGTTAACTCTTCCCGATGTGCCTTTGATGTTTTTTTGGACTTTAACGTTATATTTTGCCAGTGAGGAATTTTTTAGACAGAGAGAATATCAGCCTAGTTATCGTTTAATTTTAATTTGTGTAGCGGTGGGGGGCGCTTGTTTGGGGAAATATCATGGTTTTACTCTTGGCTTTAGTTTAATTGGTTTTTGTCTCAGCGCCCCTCACCATCGGCAAGTATTTAAGTCTGTGTGGCTATGGTGGGGTTTATTATCATTTGTGGTGATATTATTTCCCCTCTGGTATTGGAATTGGCAACATGATTGGATTTCTCTCGGTTTTCAATTATCGGGGCGTTTTGAGGGGGGAGAAAGACATATTAATCTACTTAATTTCTTAGTGTATTTTTTAGCAACGGTAGGTTATTTATTTCCTAGTTTTGGTTTTCCCTTGTGGTGGATTGCCATTAAAGCAACATTGATGGAAATTTTACAGCGCCCTCACTACCCCAGTCAATTAATCCTCTGGTTTTCATTACCTCTGATGGTGGGTTTTACCTTGTTAGGTGCGGTAACACAAATATTACCCACATGGGCATTAGCTGGGTTTTGGAGTATGACAATATTATTAGGCTACTATACCAGCGTTTGGACGAGAGAATTTCCCCGACGGGTGAAAAATTGGTTAATTATCTCTGGAGGAATGATTAACACTCTTTTATTAATTGGTTTACTACATTTTACAACAGGATTATTACAAAATCCTAATCAGTATCCTTTTCCCATCGGTTTCATTAGCCCTGAAAATGATCCTTCCAATGAACTTTTGGACGTGGTACAATTAGGGCGAGAATTTCAATCATCGCCACAATTTCAACAGGTAATTAATAACAGTGATTTTGTGTTTACCAATGTCTATTATTTAGGCGGTTATTTAGCCATGGCATTGGCTCAAAATGAAGCAACTAAAGATATGCCCGTAACTTGCTTTAGTAATGATGCGCGCGGTTTTAGTTTTTGGCTTCCTCTCCAGCAATTTTTAGGCAAAAATGCCCTTTATATTACTACCGAAACTTTTGGTAGTGATGAAGAAGCTAACCAAGAATTTGCTAATTATTTTGCTGATTTTAACCGTATTACTGAGATAACGGTGAAGCGCGCTGGGGCAGTTACCGAAACCGTTTATGTTTATGAAGGGAAAAATTTTCAAACTATCCCTAATTAGGTGGTGCTGAAAAAGTATTTTGGTGAGGGGAGGTGTCAGGCTTCAGGTGTCAGGTGTCGCGGTGAAATGCTTATAAATTAAGAACTTTGCCATAATAATCATTTTTCATAAGTTGCTCTTTTAACCTTTGCCCTTTGCCCTTTTTTAGCCTTTGCCCTTTGCCCCTTGCCCTTTGCTTGTTGTTTGATATAATGAATATTTGAAAATGGTTGAGGCAAAACGTTGCTATTATCAAAGGGATTCGAGGTTGAAGTCTATACAGGCACACAACAAGGGGAAGTGGTGGGTTTATCAAGCCAAATCGTCCGAGATGTACCCGGTTTTGTGCGCGAACCTGACAACCGTAACGTAGAATATACTACAGCGCCCCTCTGCAATTACGAGCGCCTGTTATGTGCTTTGTTGCGCCCGCGCCGAGATTTACGCCACTATTTACAATCTCTTGGGGATTATACCATCGTACCGGGTAGCACCCTTTCCCTTGGTGATAGTAATAAATTTTATCGCTCTGATCCTGACAATCACTACCATGATTATATTGAAGCAACCTATCATACTAAAATTGTTACCGCTAGTATTCATATCAATATCGGTATCGAAGACACAGAAAAACTCATCCAAGCCTATCGCTTAATCCGCCTTGAAGCGCCCCTCCTCCTTGCTTTGAGTGCCTCGTCTCCCTTCCTCGATAACAAAGTAACTGGCTACCATTCCACCCGTTGGCAACTATTTCCCCAAACTCCCTTGAGTGTACCACTTTTCGCTGATCACCACGGCTTCGCGCGCTGGACAGAAGAACAACTAAAATTAGGTACAATGCAAAATGTAAGACATTTGTGGTCTTCTGTAAGACCAAATGGAGATAATCGCCCCTATAGTCTCAACCGCTTAGAATTAAGGATTTGTGACCTAGTTTTAAATCCCATTCACTTACTCGCCATCACCGCTATATTAGAAGCAAGAATATTTCAAATTTTAGAAGATGATACCCTAGACCCGTTACAACAAAGTATTATTAAGACGGGGGATTTAGAAGCAGAATTACTGAAAATCACTAAATATAACGAACAAGCGGTTAGTAAAAATAGCTTAGATGCTATCCTTTATCATTGGTATGACGGCAGAGAAATTACCGCCCGACAATGGTTAGAGCAACTTTTGCCCGAATTATTTCCCCTCGCCAAAGCAAAAGGTTTTGGTTGTTTCCTCAGCCCTACCTATAAAATTTTAGAGGAAGGAAATCAAGCCCAACAGTGGTTAAAAAAATATGAACAAGGTATGGCTGTTAAAGAAATTATCACGGAAGCCATCCAATTAACTTATTTACAAGAAATAGAATTTTCTGATAAACTCTGTCAACAAGTGGTAATTGCTTAATTAACGGTGGAGTGCGTGGAAAAATTGAGAATGGATAATTGATAATTGACAATGAGTTATTTCCGGTTTGTCGAATAAATTATATCAAGTCGGTTTGATCAGCCGAAGGCTGCCGCTGCGCGATCATTTACAAATTAGTAATATCAACATCTTAGTTCAATTTAAGGAAGGTTTCAGGTAGCAGGTTTCAGGTTTAAAACCCTTCCCTCCATAGACTCTTGTACAAGAAAAAGATCAATAAACATAAGTTTCTTGTCAATTCTTTAACCTAACACCGCGACACCCGACACCTGACACCCACCCTCATCAAAATACTTTTTTAGCACCACCTAATTATTCCAAAAACACCAATAATCAATCCCTAGTAATAGGTAATGAAAGAGTGAAACAACTACCTTCCCACTCTTGAGAAACTAAAGTTATATCACCGCCGTGA is a genomic window containing:
- a CDS encoding glycosyltransferase family 39 protein — encoded protein: MKDINVNRKDRKINEQVIWILGIGLIWRTIIASFLPPGYDEAYYYLYSKYLDWSYFDHPLLVAFTTGIGVWLTSIVNQFTIRIGCLILHTVSLYLLYLTAKKLFNPQAGYFTLLIASLIPIFNIAFGVLTLPDVPLMFFWTLTLYFASEEFFRQREYQPSYRLILICVAVGGACLGKYHGFTLGFSLIGFCLSAPHHRQVFKSVWLWWGLLSFVVILFPLWYWNWQHDWISLGFQLSGRFEGGERHINLLNFLVYFLATVGYLFPSFGFPLWWIAIKATLMEILQRPHYPSQLILWFSLPLMVGFTLLGAVTQILPTWALAGFWSMTILLGYYTSVWTREFPRRVKNWLIISGGMINTLLLIGLLHFTTGLLQNPNQYPFPIGFISPENDPSNELLDVVQLGREFQSSPQFQQVINNSDFVFTNVYYLGGYLAMALAQNEATKDMPVTCFSNDARGFSFWLPLQQFLGKNALYITTETFGSDEEANQEFANYFADFNRITEITVKRAGAVTETVYVYEGKNFQTIPN
- the gshA gene encoding glutamate--cysteine ligase produces the protein MLLSKGFEVEVYTGTQQGEVVGLSSQIVRDVPGFVREPDNRNVEYTTAPLCNYERLLCALLRPRRDLRHYLQSLGDYTIVPGSTLSLGDSNKFYRSDPDNHYHDYIEATYHTKIVTASIHINIGIEDTEKLIQAYRLIRLEAPLLLALSASSPFLDNKVTGYHSTRWQLFPQTPLSVPLFADHHGFARWTEEQLKLGTMQNVRHLWSSVRPNGDNRPYSLNRLELRICDLVLNPIHLLAITAILEARIFQILEDDTLDPLQQSIIKTGDLEAELLKITKYNEQAVSKNSLDAILYHWYDGREITARQWLEQLLPELFPLAKAKGFGCFLSPTYKILEEGNQAQQWLKKYEQGMAVKEIITEAIQLTYLQEIEFSDKLCQQVVIA